GCAACCGCTTCCGCCTTGGCTACCGGGCCGCACCGGAATTCGAGATGACCGAGTTCCAGGCCAATTCGCTGTGGCTGATCGACCGGGATTTCACCACCGAGCTGGACATACGGCACCGCTTCGAGACGGATGTCACCCGCGTGCAGGCGCGGCTGAACTACGATCTGGGCAGTGTCGTTCTCAGCCCGCGCCTCAGCTACGACAATAACGGCGTCTATGGCGCCTTCCTCGATCTGCGGCTGTCCACCGGCATCGAGCCGATGACCGGCAAGGTCAGGATGCAGAGTCGCCCCGCCGCCAATGACGGCGCCATCGCCGTGCAGGTGTTCCTGGACGAGAACGAGAATGGCGTGTTCGATTCCGGCGAGGAGAGGCTGGAGGGTGTCGAGGTGCAGGCACTGCAGGCGCGCCGCTCGGCGCTGACCGACGCGCAGGGCATCGCCATCCTGCGCAATGTCCAGCCCTTCGAGGCGAGCGACGTGCGCATCATCCCCTCCACCCTGCCGGAAACCCATCTGCAGCCGGGCATCGAGGGTTATTCGGCGCGGCTGCTGCCGGGCGGCACGCAGAACATGATTCTGCCGGTGGTGCGCAGCTGGACGGTGGAGGGCAAGGCGATCAGCGCCACCGCGCAGGGCGAGACGGTGCCGCTGCCCGGTATTCAGGTCGTGGTCACCGACCGCGACAGCGGCGATCTGGTCGCCAGCGCCACGACGCTGGGCGATGGCAGCTACAGCATTACCGGGCTGCGCCAGGGCAGCTACCGCATCTCGCTGTCGGCCGAGGCGCTGGGCAGCCGGCTTGCCCCTGCCCATGCCAGGCCGCTGCTGACCGACGTGCGCGAGACCACCTATCACGCCGTCGATCTGCTGGCCGTGGCGCCGGGCGCCGCACCGCATTACCCGCCGCTGCGCCGCTCCGGCGGGCCGGGGCCGATGATGCTGCCGCTGGGTGCCAGCGCTGCCGACATCAAGGCGCCGGAACCGCAATCCTCCCGCCAGGTGATCGCGGTGCGCGTCGGCCAGTACCGCTCCCGCCTGGCGCTGGTCATGGGCTGGTCGGAGCTGGTGGAACGGACCGGCCCGCTGCTGGCCGGGCTGGTGCCGGTACTGTCGCCAAGCGAGGAGGCGCGGCTGCTGGCCGACCGTACCTCGCTGTTCCCGCTGCGGCTGGGGCCGCTGGTGAACCGCGACGCGGCGGAGCTGCTGTGCGATTTGCTGCGGCAGATCGGCCGGTCCTGCGTGCCGGCGCTGGTGGACTGGCAGGAGGAACGCATCGCCGAGCATGAACCGGCTTCGCTGAAGGCCGCCAGCGTGACCCGGTGAGCCGGCGTTACCTGTTAAGAGAGAGGGATTGGCGGCGGCTTCCGGCGGGTCTATAACCGGCGACCTGTCTGTTCTGCTTTCAACTTTCCCGCCTGATAAGGACCGCCGCCATGGCCGCCAAGAGCTACCCGGTCGAGCTGACCGCCCCGGACATCGAGCCCTATCGCAAGGGCAATACCGGCATCGAGTTCGTCACCAGCTTCGACAGCGGCGTGCCCGGCCCGCATGTGGCGATCAACGCCATCACCCACGGCAACGAGATCTGCGGCGCCATCGCGCTGGATGCGTTGCTGAAGCAGGGCGTGCGCCCGGTGAAGGGCAAGCTCAGCTTCGCCTTCGTGAATCACATGGCCTACAGCCGGTTCGATGCCACCAATCCGGATGCCTCGCGCTTCGTCGATGAGGATTTCAACCGGGTCTGGGTCGAGGACCGGCTGGACGGCAGCGAGGACACGGTGGAGCTGCGCCGCGCGCGCGAGCTGCGGCCGTTCTTCGACAGTGTGGACCTGCTGCTCGACATCCATTCGCTGGGCACCTATTCCGAGCCGCTGATGATCTGCCACGGGCTGGAGAAGGAGCGTACCTTCGCGGCCGAGGTAAATTTCCCCGCCTATATCATGTGCGGCTCCGGCCATATCGTCGGCCGGCGCATCATCGAATACACGCCGTTCAACGATCCGAAGAACGACAAGGTGGCGCTGCTGGTGGAATGCGGCCAGCACTGGGCGGCCTCCTCCGGCCGGGTGGCGATGGACACGGCGATGCATTTCCTGCGCGTGGCCGGTGTGGTCGATCCCGCCGTCATCGAGCGGAACCTGTCGCCGGAGGGCAAGACCCCGCCGAAGGCACAGATCTGGGAAGTGACCGGCGGGCTGACCGCCAAGACCGAGGATTTCCGCTTCGCCGAGGAGTATATCGGCATGGAGGTCATCGCCAAGGCCGGCACGCCGATAGCCTATGATGACGGCGAGACGCTGGTGACGCCGCATGATGACTGCCTGCTGATGATGCCCAGCTACAAGCAGGGTATCGGCATGCGCAAGCTGCGCCTGTGCCGCCGCATCGGCTGAGATATCGGTCTCAGTCGCTGAAGATATCGATCAGAAATACCGAGGAGGCCGCGCTGCTGTGCAGGGCGGCCTTTTTGGTTTCTTCGATCAGCGCGCAGTCGAGCGGGGCGAGGCTGGTGCCGCCGATCTCTATCCCGCCGCTGTGGCACAGCACGAGCAGCGTGCCGGCGGTGCTGACCTCCAGCTCTCCCTGAAACCGCACCCGCCGCATCAAATGCGTGCAGCTGGCGCGCCGCGTCATGATGTTCAAATTGCTGACCGGGCCGTCCAGCAGCCGGGCCTCGGCGGGTTGGTCGGCGGCGAAGCGGTAGGGTGCCGCAGCTTGATCGAGCGTCACCGGCGTGTCGCCCGCGACCGCCAGGGTGAGGCCCGCGCCATCGACGATTGCCAGCGTCCGCACGATGCCCGGAAACGCCGAGAACGGGGCGTCGCTTTCCATGCGGGCAATCGACAGCCGCCAGTCGAAATCGTCGAGTCCGGCGCCGGCTGGCGACACCGCGATTTCGGTGGTGGTGCCCTGGCCGTTCTTCCACGGCATCGGCCTGTTGTCGGCATATCGGAAAATCTGCATGGCGGCTGTTTCCAGGATAAGGCGGGCAGGGGAGGCCATTCGAGCGCGTGGATTGCCGCCGATCAAAAGCTTTGACGAGGCGCTGGCCGTCGTTCAGGCGGCCCGGATCACCGCATCGACCGGGCGGCGCGGGGAATAGGGCAGGGTCGGGCCGTATCCGAAGCGCAGGACGATGTTTGGGCGCCGGCCCGGCAGGCCGACCAGCGCCGCAAGCTCCGGCCGCAGTGCCGCGACCTCGACCGGCTGGTTCACGAAGGCGCATTTCAGCCCCAGCGCCGTGGCCTGCAGGGCAAAACGCTGGCAGGCGCGCCCGGCCCGCATCCAGTGTTCGCGGTCGTCCTGCTGGCCGACGAACACCGCCACCCCGGCCGAAGAGCGCAGCTGTTCCGCATATTTATCGTTCTCCGCCTTTGCGGTGAAGACCAGGTCGAAGGCGCGCGGCCCCAGCCAGTCTGGCAACGCCGGATTACCGCTGGCCGCGCTGTACAGCCCGTCACCGGTGCGGAGCGCCTGGCTGGGGTTGAAGCGCAGCCAGGCCTTCAGCTCGCGGATAAATGCCGGGTCCGCCATCTGCGCGCTGTTGCCGGCGATGACCAGGTCGCGGACACGGTCGAGCTGCGGCCGGTCCGTGATCAGCACCATGTCGATGCCGGGAATCGCGGCGGCATCGGTCAGACTGCGCAGGTCAGCCGGGCTGACGGGGCGGCCATCATAGACGGCGCGGGTCGATTGCCGGCGCGGTATGGCCTCGAACAGGGCCGACTCCTGCGGGGCCGTTGGCTGATGCGCGAAAACGATCCGCCCGTCGCCAGTATCGTCGAAGACCAGTTCCCCGCCTTGTCCGCGCGCGGCTGCCGCCAGGGCAAGATTCTCGGCGGCGCATCCCAGGCTCGCATAGAGGTGATGATCGTCCGGATCGACCACCGGCGTGCGCCGGCTGAAATCTGGTTGCAGGGCGATTTTGCCCGGTGCTGCCGAGAATATCCAGGGTTGGGTGTTATGGCCGTTCGCGGCCAGCGTGGCATGGCGGATGAGGTCGCGGTCGCGCGGCTGGACCGGCAGTTCCGCGCGCAGCGCCTGCATGGCATCGCGGTAGGAAGCGGAGGCTCTCCTCTGCCGCAAGGCAATCCATGCCGCCGCGCCGCCAAGCGCCAGCAGACTTCCGGTGCCGATAAGCAAATGCCGTCTGTTCATGATGCGCTCCCGCTGGCCCTGCTGGATTTGGCCCTTCGATTCGGGAGGATCAATAGCCGGCGGTCTTGCCCCTACGGCCTTGCCCCTGCCGCTATCCGGCCGTCCGGCGTTTGCGCAGCAGGATGAACACGCCGCTGGAGATGATGATGGCCGCGCCGAGGAAGGTCATGGAATCCGGGATTTCGTGCCAGATCAGCCAGCCCAGCCCCGTCGCCCAGAGCAGCGCCGTATAGTCGAAGGGGGCCACCAGCGTCGCGGGGGCAAGCCGGAAGGCCTGGGTCATCATCGTCATGCCAATCGTGCCGAACAGCGCGATGGCGACGAACAGCCAGATATCCTCGGGCCGGATCGGGGTCCAGAAGAACGGCACGAGAAGGCCGCTCAGCAGGGCGGCGGTGCCGGTCAGGTAGAGCAGCAGCGTCCACACGCTTTCGCGGGGATCCACCCAGCGGGCGCTCAGCATCAGCAGCGCATAGACCAGGGCCGTGGCGACCGGCAGCAGCGATACCGGCTGGAAGGCGGCAGCCCCCGGCCGCAGGGCGACCAGCACGCCGATGAAGCCGACGATCACCGCCAGCCAGCGCCGCCAGCCGACCTGTTCGACCCGGAACAGGGCCGACAGAGCGGTGATGAAGAGCGGGGCGACGAAGACCAGCGCCGTCGCCTCGGCCAGCGGCAGGTGGATTAGGCTGGTGAAGAACAGCAGCGTTGCGCCGATCCACAGCACCCCGCGCAGCAGATGCGCCGCCGGGCGGTGGGAGCGCAAGGCCACGGTTCCGCCCATCCGCCACGCCACCAGAAGCGCGAAGGGCAGGGCGATGAGGTTGCGCAGGAACAGGATCTGCAGCGGCGCATAGCGATCGGTCAGGATCTTCGCGATCGCGTCATTCACGCACAGGCAGGCGATACCGACGCACATCAGCGCGATGCCGGTCAGCCCCTGCGTCCGCGCCGCGCTTGAAACAGGCTGCACTGCTCTTCCCCCGCTCTCAGACCCGCAGCACCTTAGAGTGCGGGAACGCGGTTTGCCAGAACAGGGCCGCCTCGGCCTGGGTGCTTCCGTCGGCGGCGGAAAGGCCTTATAGGGTTCCGGCATGACATACGAAGTTGTCCCCAACACCGAAGAGACGCCGTGGCGGACCGTCGTGTCGGTCCGTGCCCGGTTCGATACGGAAGACGGGCCGGAATACAAGACCGGCAGCGGCGTCGTGGTAGGGCGCAACGATGTGCT
This portion of the Oceanibaculum nanhaiense genome encodes:
- a CDS encoding DMT family transporter, with the translated sequence MQPVSSAARTQGLTGIALMCVGIACLCVNDAIAKILTDRYAPLQILFLRNLIALPFALLVAWRMGGTVALRSHRPAAHLLRGVLWIGATLLFFTSLIHLPLAEATALVFVAPLFITALSALFRVEQVGWRRWLAVIVGFIGVLVALRPGAAAFQPVSLLPVATALVYALLMLSARWVDPRESVWTLLLYLTGTAALLSGLLVPFFWTPIRPEDIWLFVAIALFGTIGMTMMTQAFRLAPATLVAPFDYTALLWATGLGWLIWHEIPDSMTFLGAAIIISSGVFILLRKRRTAG
- a CDS encoding Acg family FMN-binding oxidoreductase → MNRRHLLIGTGSLLALGGAAAWIALRQRRASASYRDAMQALRAELPVQPRDRDLIRHATLAANGHNTQPWIFSAAPGKIALQPDFSRRTPVVDPDDHHLYASLGCAAENLALAAAARGQGGELVFDDTGDGRIVFAHQPTAPQESALFEAIPRRQSTRAVYDGRPVSPADLRSLTDAAAIPGIDMVLITDRPQLDRVRDLVIAGNSAQMADPAFIRELKAWLRFNPSQALRTGDGLYSAASGNPALPDWLGPRAFDLVFTAKAENDKYAEQLRSSAGVAVFVGQQDDREHWMRAGRACQRFALQATALGLKCAFVNQPVEVAALRPELAALVGLPGRRPNIVLRFGYGPTLPYSPRRPVDAVIRAA
- a CDS encoding M14 family metallopeptidase, producing MAAKSYPVELTAPDIEPYRKGNTGIEFVTSFDSGVPGPHVAINAITHGNEICGAIALDALLKQGVRPVKGKLSFAFVNHMAYSRFDATNPDASRFVDEDFNRVWVEDRLDGSEDTVELRRARELRPFFDSVDLLLDIHSLGTYSEPLMICHGLEKERTFAAEVNFPAYIMCGSGHIVGRRIIEYTPFNDPKNDKVALLVECGQHWAASSGRVAMDTAMHFLRVAGVVDPAVIERNLSPEGKTPPKAQIWEVTGGLTAKTEDFRFAEEYIGMEVIAKAGTPIAYDDGETLVTPHDDCLLMMPSYKQGIGMRKLRLCRRIG
- a CDS encoding HutD/Ves family protein, with amino-acid sequence MQIFRYADNRPMPWKNGQGTTTEIAVSPAGAGLDDFDWRLSIARMESDAPFSAFPGIVRTLAIVDGAGLTLAVAGDTPVTLDQAAAPYRFAADQPAEARLLDGPVSNLNIMTRRASCTHLMRRVRFQGELEVSTAGTLLVLCHSGGIEIGGTSLAPLDCALIEETKKAALHSSAASSVFLIDIFSD